A DNA window from Vagococcus penaei contains the following coding sequences:
- a CDS encoding L-cystine transporter: protein MTHLLPTVSVIIVFLAIMAVLYRMKAKHVKFSKRVFIALGIGLVFGIVLQFIFGNGNPVITNSIDWISIVGNGYVAFLQMLIMPLIFISIVGAFTKLTSNKNLGKISFSVLGTLIGTTAIAALIGILVVFLFNLDGATFTKGAAETARIAELTQRQDMVKDLTIPQQIVSFIPRNIFADLAGSRETSTIAVVIFSALVGIAYLGMKKKETKEAEFFLNLIQALDRLVMQLVKIVLRLTPYGILALMTKMSATSDLAAIIDLGKFVVASYVAIITMFIIHLLILLVNRVNPITYLKKAFPVLSFAFSSRSSAGALPLNIETQRKALGVDDATANFAASFGLSIGQNGCAGIYPAMLAAIVAPTVGIDVHSISYIIVIIAVVSISSFGVAGVGGGATFASLIVLGSLNLPVEIVGLVISVEPLIDMGRTALNVSGSMLAGVTTSRHLKELDDSVLNDPNAVVDAH from the coding sequence ATGACTCATTTATTACCGACCGTTTCGGTCATTATTGTTTTTCTCGCTATCATGGCGGTATTATACCGCATGAAAGCAAAACACGTGAAGTTTTCTAAACGTGTCTTTATTGCACTAGGCATTGGTCTAGTATTTGGTATTGTCTTACAATTTATTTTTGGAAATGGAAACCCCGTCATCACTAATTCAATTGATTGGATTAGCATTGTGGGTAACGGATATGTCGCATTCTTACAAATGCTTATCATGCCACTGATTTTCATCTCAATTGTTGGGGCCTTTACAAAATTAACGAGTAACAAAAATCTGGGTAAAATTAGTTTCAGTGTTTTAGGTACCTTAATTGGAACCACAGCTATTGCTGCACTGATTGGAATTTTAGTAGTTTTCTTATTCAATTTAGATGGGGCAACTTTTACCAAAGGTGCTGCGGAGACGGCTCGAATTGCTGAACTAACTCAACGCCAAGATATGGTCAAAGATTTAACGATTCCACAACAAATTGTCTCGTTTATTCCTAGAAATATTTTTGCCGACTTAGCGGGGTCACGTGAAACAAGTACTATCGCTGTGGTAATCTTTTCAGCCTTAGTTGGTATTGCCTACTTAGGTATGAAGAAAAAAGAAACCAAAGAAGCCGAATTCTTTTTAAATCTCATTCAAGCTCTAGATCGTTTAGTTATGCAACTAGTAAAAATTGTCTTACGTCTAACACCATATGGTATCTTAGCGCTAATGACAAAAATGTCTGCAACAAGTGATTTAGCAGCCATTATTGATCTAGGAAAATTTGTCGTCGCATCTTATGTTGCGATAATTACAATGTTTATTATTCATTTACTAATTCTATTAGTGAATCGTGTAAATCCAATTACTTATCTAAAAAAAGCATTCCCGGTCTTGAGTTTTGCTTTTAGCTCACGCTCAAGTGCTGGTGCATTGCCTTTAAATATTGAAACACAACGTAAAGCACTTGGGGTTGACGATGCTACTGCTAACTTTGCTGCTAGCTTTGGTCTATCCATTGGTCAAAACGGATGTGCAGGAATTTATCCTGCTATGTTGGCTGCAATTGTTGCACCGACAGTTGGTATCGATGTTCATAGTATTTCTTATATTATTGTGATTATCGCTGTTGTCAGCATTAGTTCATTTGGTGTTGCCGGTGTTGGTGGTGGTGCAACCTTTGCTTCACTGATTGTACTTGGCTCATTAAATCTACCGGTTGAAATTGTTGGTTTAGTTATTTCAGTTGAACCTTTAATTGATATGGGACGTACTGCTTTAAATGTTAGCGGCAGTATGTTAGCCGGTGTGACAACTAGCCGTCATTTAAAAGAACTAGATGATTCAGTTTTAAACGACCCTAATGCTGTTGTTGATGCACATTAA
- the yfmH gene encoding EF-P 5-aminopentanol modification-associated protein YfmH, producing MQELHYPNVNETLYKEILPNGLEVTLLPKNDFHKTYGIFTTNYGSIDNDFVPLDETEFTKVPDGIAHFLEHKLFEKEDEDVFQKFGRQGASANAFTSFTRTSYLFSSTDNVMQNVETLLDFVQDPYFTEESVNKEKGIIGQEIQMYQDDPNWRLYFGILNNLYPKHPLHIDIAGTEESIEKITADDLYLCYDTFYHPSNMNLFIVGKMDVKEMMAFIKENQASKVFPETKEIKRRFPLESTNDLIKENQIELSVSRPKSIVGLKGLDNLPDNGFDRFKYQVTIQLLLQLLFGDTSRHYLDMYNDGLIDDSFSFEFSIDRSFHFADFSTDTNNPEQFANQIVNLLLKSANSPELTERNLALAKKKMIGKHLQSLDSLEYIANQFSAMKFGETSLFDLTKVIESISLDDLHHAREQFIRPEALSRFYIYPKKR from the coding sequence ATGCAAGAGTTACACTATCCTAATGTTAACGAAACCTTGTATAAAGAGATTCTACCTAATGGACTTGAAGTTACCCTTCTGCCAAAAAATGATTTCCACAAAACTTATGGTATATTCACTACTAACTACGGATCAATTGACAATGATTTTGTTCCATTAGATGAAACAGAATTCACTAAAGTTCCTGATGGTATCGCCCATTTTCTAGAGCATAAATTGTTTGAAAAAGAAGATGAAGACGTCTTTCAAAAATTTGGTCGTCAAGGGGCTTCTGCTAATGCCTTTACTAGCTTTACTAGAACAAGTTATCTTTTCTCAAGTACTGATAACGTTATGCAAAACGTTGAGACCTTGCTTGATTTTGTACAAGATCCCTATTTTACTGAAGAATCAGTTAATAAGGAAAAAGGCATTATTGGCCAAGAAATTCAAATGTACCAAGATGACCCAAATTGGCGACTATATTTCGGTATTTTAAACAATCTTTATCCTAAGCATCCTTTACATATTGATATTGCTGGAACTGAAGAAAGTATCGAAAAAATTACCGCTGATGACCTCTATCTTTGTTACGATACTTTTTATCATCCAAGTAATATGAATCTCTTTATCGTTGGTAAAATGGACGTTAAGGAGATGATGGCCTTTATTAAAGAAAATCAAGCTAGTAAAGTCTTTCCTGAAACAAAAGAGATTAAACGACGTTTTCCATTAGAATCCACAAACGATTTAATCAAAGAAAATCAAATTGAATTATCCGTTAGTCGACCAAAATCAATCGTTGGTTTAAAAGGTTTGGACAATTTACCTGATAATGGTTTTGATCGCTTTAAGTATCAGGTGACAATTCAGTTACTCTTACAATTATTATTTGGGGACACATCACGACATTATCTTGATATGTATAATGACGGCTTGATTGATGATAGCTTTTCTTTTGAATTTTCAATTGATCGCAGTTTCCATTTTGCTGATTTCAGTACTGATACAAATAACCCTGAACAATTTGCTAATCAAATAGTTAATTTACTCCTTAAATCAGCTAATAGTCCAGAATTAACCGAAAGAAACTTGGCATTAGCCAAGAAAAAAATGATTGGTAAACATCTTCAATCTTTAGATTCTTTAGAATACATTGCTAATCAGTTTAGCGCCATGAAATTCGGTGAAACCAGTCTGTTTGATTTAACAAAAGTTATCGAATCAATTAGTCTTGATGATTTACATCATGCACGTGAGCAATTTATTCGTCCTGAAGCTTTAAGTCGTTTTTATATTTATCCTAAAAAACGTTAA
- the mscL gene encoding large conductance mechanosensitive channel protein MscL, translated as MLKEFKEFIARGNVLDLAVGVIIGGAFTSIVNALVNGLITPLIGLVIRLITGRKSLDDATSGMFFKVNGIKFEYGTVISAIVTFLITAFVLFLIVKFVNKAESSLPTKKQEEEQKEQAEEKQAETTDAILADIRTLLEEQAKTTTKDNRDREDTSSSQTKK; from the coding sequence ATGTTAAAAGAATTTAAAGAGTTTATAGCACGTGGAAATGTCTTAGACTTAGCAGTTGGGGTCATTATTGGTGGAGCTTTTACTTCAATTGTTAATGCTTTAGTAAATGGATTAATTACACCGCTTATTGGATTGGTCATCCGTCTCATAACAGGTCGTAAGAGTTTAGACGATGCAACAAGTGGCATGTTTTTCAAAGTCAATGGTATCAAGTTTGAATATGGAACAGTTATTTCAGCAATTGTCACTTTTTTAATTACCGCGTTTGTTTTATTTTTAATTGTTAAATTTGTTAACAAAGCTGAATCAAGTTTACCAACGAAAAAACAAGAAGAAGAACAAAAAGAACAAGCAGAGGAAAAACAAGCTGAGACAACCGATGCCATTTTAGCTGATATTCGTACGTTGCTAGAAGAACAAGCTAAAACAACAACTAAAGATAATAGAGATAGGGAAGATACTTCTAGCTCTCAAACAAAAAAATAA
- a CDS encoding HdeD family acid-resistance protein, with protein sequence MTSIFKSMQRYALLRSIAFILLGIATLLEPLQVFNLLVYIIAIYNAILGIFNLIDALRNKENRSVFQLPLAFFYLIFALIIYLFAGSILSIITIFIGILLMIGGATKISQSFNLRQYVNLPWVPMLIYGLLLVVAGGLIMFNPFATKLLLYQFFGIILLITGVSELIAYFKFRNVEI encoded by the coding sequence ATGACATCTATTTTTAAATCTATGCAACGTTATGCCTTACTACGCAGTATTGCTTTTATTTTGCTAGGTATTGCAACATTGTTAGAACCTCTACAAGTTTTTAATCTGTTAGTCTATATTATTGCTATCTATAACGCTATCTTAGGTATCTTTAACTTAATTGATGCTCTACGGAACAAAGAAAATCGTTCAGTCTTTCAATTACCATTGGCATTTTTTTATTTAATTTTTGCGTTAATTATTTATCTTTTTGCTGGTTCAATTTTAAGTATTATCACGATTTTCATTGGTATTCTTTTAATGATTGGTGGTGCGACAAAAATCTCACAATCGTTCAATTTAAGACAATATGTTAATCTACCTTGGGTACCCATGCTTATCTATGGCTTATTACTAGTTGTCGCTGGTGGATTAATTATGTTCAATCCTTTTGCCACCAAACTATTGTTATACCAATTCTTTGGCATTATTTTATTAATCACAGGTGTATCAGAGTTAATTGCCTACTTTAAGTTTAGAAATGTTGAAATATAA
- the glmU gene encoding bifunctional UDP-N-acetylglucosamine diphosphorylase/glucosamine-1-phosphate N-acetyltransferase GlmU, whose product MKNRYAIILAAGQGSRMKSSLYKVLHPVAGKPMVEHVMDQIETLDVTEIVTVVGFGAEKVKETLGARSHYALQTEQLGTGHAVLATADLLRNKPGTTLVICGDTPLLTSETLDSLFTHHEKNQAKATILSAIAKDPTGYGRVIRNTDNLVERIVEQKDATPEELAVHEFNTGTYCFDNDLLFKALDQVGNDNAQGEYYLPDVISILKKQGEVVTAYVMDSEEESMGVNDRIALATANQLMYQRINKRHMQNGVSFMNPDNTYIESDVIIGRDTVIEAGVILRGQTTIGENCQIGAQSDIRDSTLGNNITIKSSNIEETVIRDGADVGPYAHLRPNAILEAGAHVGNFVEIKNATIGEESKVGHLTYVGDATLGKKINVGCGTVFANYDGKNKFHTTIGDHSFIGSNTTLVAPVILGNHSATAAGSTINKNVPDFALAIARSRQTTMEDYAKKLPYNQ is encoded by the coding sequence GTGAAAAATCGTTATGCCATTATTTTAGCCGCTGGTCAAGGATCTCGAATGAAATCCTCTTTATACAAAGTTTTACATCCAGTTGCTGGTAAACCCATGGTCGAACACGTTATGGACCAAATTGAAACGTTAGATGTCACAGAAATTGTTACTGTAGTTGGCTTCGGTGCTGAAAAAGTTAAAGAAACATTAGGAGCCCGGTCACACTATGCGTTGCAAACTGAACAATTAGGGACTGGTCACGCTGTTTTAGCTACAGCCGACTTACTACGTAATAAACCCGGCACAACTTTAGTCATTTGTGGTGATACGCCGCTTTTAACAAGTGAAACACTTGATTCTCTATTTACTCATCATGAAAAAAATCAGGCCAAAGCAACTATTTTATCAGCAATTGCGAAAGATCCGACGGGCTATGGTCGAGTAATTAGAAACACGGATAATCTGGTAGAAAGAATTGTTGAACAAAAAGATGCCACACCTGAAGAACTAGCTGTCCATGAATTCAATACAGGAACTTATTGCTTCGATAATGACTTGCTATTTAAAGCACTAGACCAAGTTGGAAATGACAATGCTCAAGGTGAATATTATCTACCTGATGTCATTAGTATTTTGAAAAAGCAAGGTGAAGTAGTAACAGCTTATGTAATGGATTCTGAGGAAGAATCCATGGGTGTAAATGACCGGATTGCCTTAGCAACAGCTAACCAACTAATGTACCAACGAATTAACAAACGTCATATGCAAAATGGTGTATCATTCATGAATCCTGATAATACTTATATCGAATCTGATGTCATTATTGGTCGAGATACTGTGATTGAAGCTGGCGTCATTTTGAGAGGCCAAACCACAATTGGTGAAAACTGCCAGATTGGTGCACAAAGCGATATTCGTGATAGCACACTCGGTAATAATATCACTATTAAGTCATCAAACATTGAAGAAACCGTCATAAGAGACGGTGCTGATGTTGGGCCATATGCTCACTTAAGACCAAATGCGATTCTTGAAGCTGGAGCACATGTTGGGAACTTTGTTGAAATCAAAAACGCCACAATTGGTGAGGAATCAAAAGTCGGTCACTTAACTTATGTCGGAGATGCGACACTGGGTAAAAAAATAAATGTGGGTTGTGGAACTGTTTTTGCTAATTATGATGGAAAAAATAAATTCCATACGACAATTGGTGATCATAGCTTTATTGGTAGCAATACCACTTTAGTCGCACCTGTCATTCTTGGTAATCATAGCGCGACTGCAGCTGGCTCGACCATTAACAAAAATGTGCCTGATTTTGCATTGGCCATTGCTCGTTCACGCCAAACAACCATGGAAGATTATGCTAAAAAACTACCTTATAATCAATAA
- a CDS encoding helix-turn-helix domain-containing protein, with product MDTIGEKLKKARIDKGLTIGDLQRITKIQRHYLEAIESNDFDAIPSDYYLRTFITQYAEVVDLNPRPLLRRFEGKPSMDSQLTPAVPVQGSRRVKYGHTANKRHVMKTYIPIVLLTITVVAIVATIGFAMWQDAKSGPLVPKPEKTTVMNQSTQTTSSTSSQETKETSSQTKEKETKKPEFKITEDTGNAITYDIYNVEKPAITLTGVNATVWFGLQETGAADLYYQNTVQAGESIQAEIPQGVSSVDVVVGAPNYLSLSVDGHDLKFNETQPITSKKVITLNFISDTDKQTDSEPNEE from the coding sequence TTGGATACAATTGGGGAAAAATTAAAAAAAGCCCGCATTGATAAAGGCTTAACCATTGGTGATTTACAACGTATTACTAAAATTCAACGACATTATTTAGAAGCTATTGAGAGTAATGATTTTGATGCTATTCCTAGTGATTACTATCTTCGCACCTTTATCACACAATATGCTGAAGTAGTTGACTTAAATCCCCGGCCGTTATTACGCCGATTTGAAGGAAAGCCATCAATGGATAGTCAACTAACACCAGCCGTTCCTGTTCAAGGATCACGAAGAGTAAAATACGGACATACGGCTAATAAACGACATGTTATGAAGACATATATCCCAATCGTTTTATTAACGATAACGGTGGTTGCAATCGTCGCAACGATTGGTTTTGCTATGTGGCAAGATGCTAAATCTGGACCACTTGTTCCAAAACCTGAAAAAACAACTGTGATGAATCAATCGACACAAACTACGTCAAGCACTTCTAGTCAAGAAACGAAAGAGACATCAAGTCAAACAAAAGAAAAAGAAACAAAAAAACCAGAATTTAAAATAACTGAAGACACTGGTAATGCGATTACCTATGACATTTATAACGTCGAAAAACCTGCTATTACCTTGACTGGCGTTAACGCAACTGTTTGGTTTGGTTTACAAGAAACTGGTGCAGCTGATCTTTATTATCAAAATACTGTTCAAGCTGGTGAAAGTATTCAAGCAGAAATTCCTCAAGGTGTCTCAAGTGTCGATGTAGTAGTTGGTGCACCAAATTATCTAAGTCTGTCAGTGGATGGACATGACTTGAAATTTAATGAGACCCAACCAATTACTAGTAAAAAAGTTATTACGTTAAATTTTATTTCTGACACAGACAAACAAACTGATAGCGAACCTAACGAAGAATAG
- the yfmF gene encoding EF-P 5-aminopentanol modification-associated protein YfmF, giving the protein MTYELSNQVNLHVLPNKKHKSVRILVRFATPVNPIVSSQRSLLASLMETNSKNYPNQVELSKQLANLYGASFGIGVSRKGNEHYLTIGMNLINDKLAPSGSSVLESAVAFLKEIIFEPNITNEAFDLATFNREQANLIEYIESIFDDKQTYSSLQLQRLFFAHSLDQQTPSFGDIKFIQNETAQSMATYYQQMIANDKVDILVTGDVSEGYVKRCFDSFGLTDRPNELESSLLYRQPFVNIIQQQTEVLPVVQSKLNLAYHSSIYYYDNLYFPLLVFNGLFGGFPHSKLFMNVREKHSLAYYASSSIDTFRGLVTVQTGIDRGNRHQVLRLINDQLKELINGKVTAEELEQTKLMLANHYLLSLDSQNALLEQAYLGLAIPKAMMSQEDWLKNLQKVTIEDIQTVAKQIKLQAVYFMEGSEK; this is encoded by the coding sequence ATAACATACGAATTAAGTAATCAAGTAAATTTACATGTATTACCCAATAAAAAACATAAATCAGTACGGATTTTAGTCCGGTTTGCTACACCAGTTAATCCAATAGTAAGTAGCCAGCGCTCACTATTAGCTAGTTTAATGGAAACTAACTCTAAAAACTACCCTAACCAAGTAGAACTAAGTAAGCAATTAGCTAACCTTTACGGTGCTAGTTTTGGAATTGGCGTTAGCCGTAAAGGAAATGAACATTATTTAACTATTGGTATGAATCTAATTAATGATAAGCTTGCACCAAGTGGTTCATCCGTCCTAGAATCAGCTGTTGCTTTCTTAAAAGAAATTATTTTTGAACCAAATATCACTAATGAAGCATTTGATTTAGCGACGTTTAACCGTGAACAAGCAAATCTAATTGAATACATTGAATCGATTTTTGACGATAAACAAACCTATTCGTCTTTACAGTTACAGCGTCTTTTTTTTGCTCATTCGCTAGACCAACAAACACCTAGTTTTGGTGATATTAAATTTATTCAAAATGAAACAGCTCAATCTATGGCAACATATTATCAACAAATGATTGCCAACGATAAAGTTGATATCTTAGTCACCGGTGATGTGTCGGAAGGCTATGTCAAACGTTGTTTTGATTCATTTGGTCTAACTGATCGACCAAATGAATTAGAATCATCTTTACTATACCGACAACCGTTTGTAAATATCATTCAACAACAAACTGAAGTTTTACCCGTTGTACAATCGAAACTTAATTTAGCCTATCACAGTTCCATCTACTATTATGATAATCTTTATTTCCCACTTTTAGTATTTAATGGTCTTTTCGGTGGCTTTCCACATTCAAAATTATTCATGAATGTTCGTGAAAAACACAGCCTAGCATACTACGCTAGTAGCTCAATTGATACATTTAGAGGTTTAGTCACTGTGCAAACAGGGATTGACCGTGGTAATCGCCATCAAGTATTGCGACTCATCAATGATCAACTAAAAGAATTAATTAATGGGAAAGTAACAGCTGAAGAATTAGAACAAACTAAATTAATGCTTGCAAATCATTATCTACTATCTCTTGATAGTCAAAATGCATTGCTAGAACAAGCCTACCTTGGGTTAGCAATTCCTAAAGCCATGATGTCACAAGAAGACTGGCTAAAAAATCTACAAAAAGTAACAATTGAGGATATTCAGACTGTTGCGAAACAAATCAAACTACAAGCTGTTTATTTCATGGAAGGAAGTGAAAAATAA
- a CDS encoding ribose-phosphate diphosphokinase, giving the protein MPNHYFDPRLKIFSLNSNKPLAQKIADAVGVELGKSEVRQFSDGEIQINIEQSIRGGHVYLIQSTSNPVNDHLMELLIMIDALKRASAQTINVVIPYYGYARQDRKARSREPITAKLVANMLESAGATRVLTLDLHAAQIQGFFDIPVDHLMAAPLLAEYFIKHGYEGDDVVVVSPDHGGVTRARKLAENLKSPIAIIDKRRPKANVAEVMNIIGEVKGKKCVLIDDMIDTAGTITLAAEALREQGATEVIASCTHPVLSGPAIERINNSSIEKLIITDSILLPEDKQSDKIETVSVGELIGDAIKRIHENKPVSPLFESRK; this is encoded by the coding sequence ATGCCTAATCATTACTTTGACCCAAGACTTAAAATTTTTTCATTAAACTCCAATAAGCCCTTAGCGCAAAAAATTGCTGATGCTGTTGGTGTAGAACTAGGCAAATCTGAAGTACGACAATTCAGTGATGGTGAAATTCAAATCAATATCGAACAAAGTATCCGTGGTGGTCACGTTTACTTAATTCAATCGACTAGTAACCCTGTCAATGATCATTTAATGGAATTATTGATTATGATTGATGCACTAAAACGTGCAAGTGCCCAAACTATCAATGTGGTTATCCCTTATTACGGATACGCACGTCAAGATCGTAAAGCACGCTCTCGCGAGCCAATCACAGCTAAGTTAGTTGCTAATATGTTAGAGTCTGCTGGTGCTACTCGTGTCTTGACATTAGACTTGCACGCAGCTCAAATTCAAGGTTTCTTTGATATTCCTGTTGACCACTTAATGGCAGCACCTTTATTGGCTGAGTACTTTATTAAACATGGGTATGAAGGCGATGATGTCGTTGTTGTATCACCTGATCATGGTGGTGTCACACGTGCACGTAAATTAGCTGAAAACTTGAAATCACCAATCGCGATTATTGACAAACGTCGTCCAAAAGCCAATGTGGCTGAAGTGATGAATATTATTGGTGAAGTTAAAGGGAAAAAATGTGTCTTAATTGATGATATGATTGATACTGCTGGAACGATCACGTTAGCAGCAGAAGCATTAAGAGAACAAGGGGCAACCGAAGTTATCGCAAGTTGTACTCACCCTGTCCTATCTGGACCTGCGATTGAACGCATTAATAATTCATCAATTGAAAAATTAATTATTACTGACTCAATTTTATTACCTGAAGATAAACAGTCTGATAAAATTGAAACAGTGAGTGTTGGTGAGTTAATTGGTGATGCTATCAAACGCATTCATGAAAACAAACCTGTGAGTCCATTATTTGAATCACGTAAATAA
- the pgsA gene encoding CDP-diacylglycerol--glycerol-3-phosphate 3-phosphatidyltransferase, whose amino-acid sequence MNLPNKLTVLRILMIPLFIIVAVAPLNWGVLDISGTPLFITQLVAAIIFAIASLTDWLDGYLARKHHLVTNFGKFADPLADKMLVMTAFIVLVGQGRVPSWIAAIIICRELAVTGLRLLLVEDGEVMAAAWPGKIKTATQMLAIIFLLLNNVPFAAINFPLAQIMLYVCLIFTIYSGVDYFAKNKHVFKGSM is encoded by the coding sequence ATGAACTTACCTAACAAATTAACTGTACTTAGAATTTTAATGATTCCACTTTTTATTATTGTTGCAGTGGCACCACTTAATTGGGGTGTCCTTGATATTAGTGGTACCCCACTATTTATCACACAGCTAGTTGCTGCCATCATATTTGCTATTGCTAGTCTAACTGATTGGTTAGATGGCTATCTTGCTAGAAAGCATCATTTAGTGACTAACTTTGGTAAATTTGCCGATCCTTTAGCCGATAAAATGTTAGTAATGACGGCTTTTATTGTCTTAGTTGGCCAAGGCCGTGTACCTTCTTGGATTGCTGCCATCATTATCTGTCGTGAATTAGCTGTTACTGGCTTACGTTTATTATTAGTTGAAGATGGTGAAGTAATGGCTGCTGCTTGGCCAGGGAAAATTAAAACTGCTACACAAATGTTAGCTATTATTTTCTTATTGCTTAATAATGTTCCCTTTGCTGCAATTAATTTTCCACTAGCACAAATTATGTTATATGTTTGTTTAATCTTCACGATTTATTCTGGTGTCGATTATTTTGCTAAAAACAAACATGTCTTTAAAGGCTCAATGTAA
- the purR gene encoding pur operon repressor: protein MKIKRSERLIDMTHYILNHPHTLTPLPYFVKKYHSAKSSISEDLTILKKSFHEQGLGTIETVAGAAGGVIYTPNIPFEKAKEIILSLCERLSEQDRLLPGGYVYLSDLLGEPQLLKSVGQIIASQYVGKEIDAVMTVATKGVPIAQAVSYYLNVPFVIVRRDSKITEGSTVSVNYVSGSSERIEKMELSKRSLKRGARVLVVDDFMKGGGTVNGMKALIEEFEAELVGITVFAESTFSGRRVIDDYTSLLCVKDVDTRTKTINVVPGNYFQNQEN from the coding sequence ATGAAAATAAAAAGAAGTGAACGCTTAATTGACATGACTCACTACATTTTAAATCACCCACACACACTGACGCCATTACCTTATTTTGTAAAGAAATATCATTCAGCAAAATCATCCATTAGTGAGGATTTGACTATTTTAAAGAAAAGTTTCCATGAACAAGGTTTAGGAACAATCGAAACTGTTGCAGGAGCAGCTGGTGGTGTTATCTATACACCAAATATTCCATTTGAAAAAGCCAAAGAGATTATTTTAAGTTTATGCGAACGTCTATCTGAGCAAGACCGCTTGCTACCTGGTGGATACGTTTATCTATCTGATTTATTAGGTGAACCACAACTACTAAAATCAGTTGGACAAATTATTGCCTCACAATATGTTGGCAAAGAAATTGATGCTGTTATGACTGTTGCCACAAAAGGTGTCCCGATTGCTCAAGCAGTTTCCTACTATTTAAATGTTCCTTTTGTTATTGTACGTCGTGATTCAAAAATTACTGAAGGCTCAACTGTCAGCGTTAATTATGTTTCCGGCTCATCGGAACGAATCGAAAAAATGGAATTATCTAAACGAAGCTTAAAGCGTGGTGCCCGTGTCTTAGTCGTTGATGATTTTATGAAAGGCGGCGGTACTGTAAATGGTATGAAAGCCTTAATTGAAGAATTTGAAGCTGAACTAGTTGGTATTACAGTGTTTGCTGAATCAACATTTAGTGGCCGTCGAGTAATTGATGACTATACGTCATTATTATGTGTCAAAGATGTCGACACACGTACTAAGACAATTAATGTTGTCCCTGGAAATTATTTCCAAAATCAAGAAAACTAA